GCCAATTATATGTATTTGATTTTAAGattggactttttttttttgcacttcatcaaatttgatcatttcagcgataatcacgatagaatgaaagaaaaagatcgtgttgttttgtgatTGTTACAGataacggaaaaaaatattttcttgacGGAAGATATGTACCTAGACACATGAAAGCCTGAAATTTACCTTAACGAACGGTTCAGTGGATAATTGAGGTCAACGAGTCGAATCTGCGTTGGAAATTTAAAGAGACCCTGTTTGTAGTAAACTAGCTTTTCAGAGCCTATTGCGTGACTGACTATGAAAAGGGCGTCAAGTTGGGTTTAGGAAGATTGTTTATAACTCGTATAGTGTACATGTGTGACGTGGTCGATTAATTCCCTGCCAGCTGCAGCATGAGCCTAATATATTGTTGATATGTATGTCGAGCCTTGCTGCTGATTTGGAATGTGGGTCAAGAGTGGTGGATACAGAGTCCCGCATAAACGTGCTTAGaattgataaatgaaaaagaatgtgAATAATCCTTCGATCGAACACGTATTGTAATATATGAAATGTATATTGATTGTTAAATTGCtgtagttgaaataaaaaatgagtcGTTTGAAAAAGAAGTCATAGCACGAGGTAATTTTGGTGCAGATGAATTTGTGAAATATGTTGCGCGGTTTTCAATTCTTCCATTCATcgatagtttttttattttagtagTTGCAACTTGTAAGATAATtgtaagataaataaattttctcaacgtttctgtataagtatgtaaaaatttcgtaaCAAGAAGAAACGAACATTTGGCAATTGAAGATTGAAGTTGTACTAACACAGCTATGAATTAAATTGTTGTCATCACTGTCCTTCTTGTTAGCTTGTTTCAATGTTTGAATTACAAAAGAAAGAGTTTAAATTCGCATTTACGGTTGAGAATTCGTGTCAAGGTTTACACTGTGGAATTCAATTCGACAATAATTCGTACAGACGAAAAGTATATTTTGTGAAACCTACAAAAGACGAGAAGCTCGGAAACAACTCGagggaaaatttatattcgctCACTTCATTTGCAATTTAATCAACCGCAATAAATGCAGATATTTCACTTGAtacgagtgaaatttttttataatttttcatcgactGACATTTTGCAATACGAGGAAGTACCAACTTCGTTTTGCATAATCGTTATACTGTAATATGTTGACGACGATTATTACATGCTTGTGCAGAAAATTTCTCtgcttaaaaattaattcacgcCGCTTGCTTTGTGTGTTATGTACACAATTATGacgaaaaaagttgaattcaTCTGCAGTTGATGCAAGAAAGAATTCAATACTTTATATTTACGCAACCGTTGGATTATATTTGACAacgttgtgaaatttttagagcaagagggagagaagaaagaaCACGTTGAGACAGAGAAAGACAGGAAGAGTATGTTGCGAAACATGTAAAGATACGTAAAACATACACTTGTGTAATTGAATACGATTCCTCCATGCAGATTGCATTATACGTGTATGCATAACACAACACTTACCTTTGAGTATTGAGACCAAGTTTGatcacgaggttgaagttagtaacgttatcgtaacggaacattggaaaaaaaaaatactattttctgatttttacaGTGATTTAGAATCAATGTTGTTTAGACCGTTTTTCCACATCATAAATCGTTacggtaacgttactaacttcaacgtGATGTTTAATCGCGTTTCATTGACCTACTGATTGATACATTGATCACTTGATCagttaatatttttacacattcCAAAACCGTTTTCGTATGCAACTATAGGTgtattgttttaaaaattttacggaaCAAAGTTGAATTTGAAAGAACGTAAAATCTAGCGttatttttgcataaatttgtatacctataatacctAGAGATTTCTTCTTTGAAAAACAAGTATACCTATTAATGTATTGTACGTTTAATATGCTATACACATACGATATAACAAATTTGATTAAGTGAGAACGTAGCTCGCTCGTGTCGTCGTAACACTTTCCGACTCGGCAATGCTACGTCTTCCTGTTGAACTTCtctaattttctcttcttaccgtatattttttccaatgCGGTAACGCGTTTCTCTGCAAACTCATGAGTTGGTACATGAAACCATAGTAAATCCATGCGATATGTGTCCATAACTCTAGTACTTAAGTTGAACTTGAGAACGTGTAAGAAATTTATCACCTATTCATTGTATATTCACTTTCACAAATACCTCAACTTTTTGCCTGACCACCTACAGACAGATTCATTCTCATCATTCTACCTGCAGCACAACATTCGTAAATTAGGTatcgatgacgatgatgaaatcttgatttgtttatttatggatatacatagatatgcATGTAAATATGTCTCTAAATATCTTATCTCCTCTGGATAGTGTTTACTCTTATTCCAAGCAAAATGTCATGATTTTCAGTTATTATTTTACCATCACCATCTGTATTTCAAATGGGTATAGATGATACCGAAAGAAATTTCTGGTGTCAATTTGCTATTTACAGACTTTAGTTAGTTTCAATTGGAAATGTAGATATACATTGAGGTTGGCTTGCGATTTCAAatcttgggggggggggggtaggtGCTTGGGTACCATCGAAAACTAAGTTTATTCAATTCAACGGCTTAAGCTTGAAATATTATACCGCAAGCAAATAGTTGAAGAAATATCGAATCAACGACGCAATTTCGTTGCATAACGATCTCACGTGATTCAACGTCGTTTACTACAGcaaataggtatatataatataattatgatttcGCTATTTCTCTAACTATAGttctaatttcttttgcaTATCTCCAAATTTATGCAGTTATAACTATTTTACATCGTATTAGAAATACTTGTGGATCCATATCGGTTTATTTTACTACgcttatgtatattattaaacGTTTCATGACggacaataattttcacaatgGTGCGCAGACGTCGCTCTCGTCGCTCGCGCGCAGCGTTTTCTCCTCGCATGTAAATATGCGAGTTTTGTAAACATCCTAGTTTCTATCAACACCTTGTCTTGAATTTCGGGGAGAAGATAAATTGGTCTATTCTTGATTTCGCTTTCCTAAATTTGTTCAACGTATATATCTACCTATATTTATAAGTTATACAGTtgacacttttttttgatTGAATTGTTTAACAGCGAACGCAAGAACATATCCAAAATGTAGAAATATATCGGTAAAGTAgatatttctataatattaGACGCAATTATTAATAACGCGTAttgtgttttctttcttttgtttcctCTGAAACTTGAATTCTTCTGCAcagatatgtaatatatatgtatacgcattTAGTacggacttttttttacatttatacgGGTGAGTTGAGTGGGTCAACTGTGCTTAAaaagatgagagaaaaaaaaatttaaataacagaAAGGAAGTCATATTTATATTCCGCAGTATCCACaaactttctcttttttttttttttttttgttcatcatcatcaattcAGCATCAATTGGGGAAAATTTGACGGTGTGAAAATCTTTTTGTCATGTAGTTTTCGCAACTGTCTTGCGACCGATTACGCTTAAACATGATTCTCTGCTgctattatatacacacactatGCATGAATAAGTATAACATGCATAAGATCTTgtggtttttaaatttcgtacAATCATGCTTGCCTATCTTCGCCTCTGCGCCATGTTATAGacgaacataaaaattttcgttacgtATGCGATACACGTCGGTGCATGTTAATTGCTTCTATCACGAATTAAGTGATATTTATCAACTAAATGTGAATTAGGAATTCTTTTTAGTACGTATGGAAGCAATCGAAATTTCGTTATAactttagtttatttttctgtGCCATAGAATGTGAATTTTTGCCatggtaaaatattttactgttACAATTGTCGTTTGTTTGAAAACTGGGttaggtgaaatttttcacacctcTATGTTGgtattattcttctttccgCTTAACGTTTCGCGTTAGCGATTATTCTTACCTCGTATACATAAGTATACGTGCGAATTTATATTCGCAGTTGGTAAACACGCGCGTGCGCGCGCATGAATGTTACgtaattttgttttggaaAGCAAAAAgataatgatgatgagaaTCGCGCGCTGAGTCcgttatataggtatgtagtgGTGAACGAAacacgaaaagaaaaatagcaaGAAATATTCGTCGTCTTACGCAATATccccaatatacatatactcgaTCGCATCTACATAATACTAACGACACATTATTTCATCTATTTTTGCTTGTTGGCAAACAGAACCTTTGCATTCTACCGCGAACCCAGATCACGTCCAAAACTGTCTTTGCAATGGCCTAGAAATGACGAAACATCCGTGCAATGGCATTCGAGGAGTCGTCTTTAATCGAAAAATACTGCTTGAACGATCTAGAGAGTCGAGGTGTGTAGGGTAGATATTATACATCTTATTCTTACTACGAAGTTGCTCGATTCTTATCTTCTTGGCATTCTATCCACTCATTTAaaatctctttttattttattgagtTTCCAAAGTAACAGTtagttataggtatacgaatgttacgatttgaaaattaaatgataCAGGCGTACAAACATTTCGATCGTTTATTCACGTGCCAATCTTATTCGAAAACGTGACAAACCCGTGTGAGACATTCAACGGGAGTTGAAATTCACTAGACGAATGTACGATAACGCGAGCTTGAAACTTATAGCTTCGAGCAGATTATTGCTGTAAGATCTTACCAGATACCTACACGCAATTCGGTTCTTTCCGATGCGACGCGACGATATGATGTCAGTCGAGCAGTCGAATGATATTGTCTGACCTGATAAAAGATtctgttgttattgttttgtAGATTATCATGAAGTTACCACTCATATCTGTTGTATTATACACGAGTTACATTCGTGCCTGCGTAACAATTTACGCATCATGTATGCCTATATCAAACAATgacaaagtattttttttctgcatcaACAATTGTAGCCAAAATATATGGGACACGACAAAAACGTCGAAGAGTCAATACGAAGTGTACCGTCGAAAGAACAATGCAATACGTGATACAATCGCAGTCTCAATTCTTAACTGAAACGACGTTGAGACTAATTTTTACACAAGCTTGTGTCTGTACAGTTGTGCATTtgtgtatgtacaatattgaaaacaaaatccctCTCAAGTATTAATAACAAGCGTATGTTTATAAAATGTTCTCGAGTGCGTCTGCAGGCACTCGAGAATAGAAAACTTTGTCGATTGGAATAATGCGCCAGCCGTTCTGAAGCggtcaaaatttcaataccgAAGGGGCGCcaagaatataatatttgaattttcctgCATGGCGCATAATCAGGTAGATCTGCTTAATACCTATGCACAAGAACTAGATTGGGggtaaatttatcaaaacaGCTGTTTTATTCCGTTGGTTAGAATGTATCAGGCCTTAGCGACAGCTGCATTATTTCCTTATTTACTCAGACAATCAGTCTGCAGTGTTTTAAAATTCGAACCGTTTTCAACACTTCGTAATTTTACGACGACTGTATGGAACGTTATCATAGAGCTGCCATTACAGAGCAGAGAAACTTGATTCACAGAAAAATCCTAGTCCGACTTTCGGCTACATTAAatgattcattcattcatcatGAATATTAAATTGTCATGATGAAAACAGCTGCTCGGTCAGCTGTGTACCATAAAGATATAATATCTTGACACAACGTCCTGCGCTCGACCGAATGCTTTGATGCTTGAATTATGCATATTATACAGTTCAAATTATCGCTCCTGTGAACAATTCTTTCACACGGGTTTAGGAAATACATTCCGTCCACATGTTTGTTATTCGGTATATTTACCGATCTCTTcgtaattgaatattttaatgatttcttttgtttacTGTTAATTGAAGGGTGTTTTTTCGTTGTTATTTATATTGAATGGTTTACGCTCATAATTCAAATAAGCTAGCAGAGTTAGCCGAGCTAGAAGAGTATATGATGAAATGTTTTCACGTCTCCGTCCTTGAAGGATGAGACGATTCAGACGATAAAGCCAACAAAACATACGAGAAAAATAActgaaggaaatgaaaatattttcaggttttatcttcattttgaaaacatcgcattgaaataaataaaacaaatgaaGAGATGCCCtattaaatgtaaaaaaaaatgtcttcagGGTTTGTCTCATTGGTTTTTTGTTATTCGTAATAACGAAAAGTCGGGTATCGTTTTGTTTACTGTCAATCAATGACCGTTGTTGTTGGTGCGCTGGCACCACTATACTATACAAGTAATCACGAATAGAAATTTCCATTGATGCTTGAAGGTGACAGCAATCATACTTACCCGCTTGTTTTCGTATTATATGATTCCAGATACTAGGCCAGCCAGTTGTTGAGCCATTCTTGTGGTGTGACTACTTCTTTTGGTCAGACTACAATTTGGCAGTGTTTCACGTTACCTACTTCTACTAAGGTAGTCGGTCGTCGGTCACACGTAGCAGGAATGGACACATCGGGCTCGCCTGTACCGGATGCAATCCACCCTCTTGTAGAGCAGCTGCAAGAAGCTCTGGTGCTTGAGACCAAGTATCAACCCAATCTTCAACTACCCATTACCACACAGGtagagtacaaaaaaaaaaaaatacataaatataaacgACACTTGCTGggaaattttatcacaatgCTCTTAAATCCAAATATTCGCAAATGTAATTTTAatctttatttcattcaagaaTGATGAGATAACCATTGGCGCTCGGGATGGATCGGCGCACGTGTTACGGTGCCTAAAGGTGTGGTACGACCTACCATCGGATGTGTTCTTCATAGCGATCAATCTCATGGATCGCTTCCTGACTAAAATGAAGGCACGGCCTAAGCACATGGCTTGTATCAGCGTGTCGTCATTTCACATCGCAGCGGTTCAAATGGCTCAATCGTTGGATGCAGACCATTTGGTTTCCATATCTCAGTGCAAATGTACTGGCGGCGACCTAAAACGCATGTCAGAAGTTATCCGCAATAAACTGGGATGGGACTCGGGTGCACAAGTTATTACTGCTCTTACCTTTCTTCGACTATTCAATGTCATGTTTCATGCCGCTGCTGGACAGTTGGGACTCGCCGATTTATATGCTAATATTGTCAAGGTATGCGCGACACTCTTTTATTACAGTAAAAGTACTATTATCGGTCCTTCTATACACGGGTatgtttattctttctttttctttattatataaatatgtttgaattttatagGAGTCTGAACTTCTTCTGAGGCTGGAAATGGTGGCGTGTGATGGTAACTGCGCGAGTCTAAGACCATCCGAAGTTGCATTGGTTTTGCTGTGTACGTACTTAGATAGCGCTGTAAATCGTCTCGATAGCAATGCCGATACCACTATGTCCCTTGCTGGTATTGCCGGCCCATCCACCTCCAGCTTGACAGTCGCTGCTAATCCTGCTCACCAGATGCTGAGACTTGTTGATTTCGCTGCGGAACTTCAGAAAATTTGTAAGGTAATTACAAGATAGAAGCAGAAGGCTATTATCAGTTAATTTGAACCTTTTACTGGGCGGAAAAAAAGACACTTAAAGAATTACATGTAATTGCAAACGTTTTTTAGATCCCAGATGAAAGCTTCTATCGTACACACGAATTGGTAGGCGCAATATTGAGCAAATACAATGCCCAAGAGCAAACACCGCACAGACAAAGGCTGGTTTGGAGATTATCATCTCGGACCGCTCGTCTTTTACGACCTACTGATAAATTTACCTCAGTCTTACCAGCCATTGCTGAGCATGCCCCGATTCCTTCACCTAGCAggatcaggtataaatatatagattattatttcagaatttaatagtatatatgtatgatgaAGTGTGATGTGGTGTTGACGTGTATACGTTTAATTGAGTTGAAAGAGCTTTTAATTATATGTGTACTGATTCTATAAAACTTTCATGTGACGGATTGCTTATATTTATGGTAGGTAtagaacaatttttcacacaagctgatcaaattgtaattttcacaattgtacgtaataatttctaaataagctctttcaattcaaaatagtCAATATACAATCATCTATCCAACTAAGGACAAAAGTTGAGCATTTTTCAAAAGGATGGTAGGAATAAATTTGCGCTGTCAATGTCCATAATTACAGTATGTGTCATTACTTGCCGCACATGATTGTATTGTTGGCTTTGTAAACTGAAAAGTGAACTGtgttgatattattttaagTATTAAATTATATGAATGTTTCTAATCCACCTTTCTGGGTAAAGTAGAAGCAGCGTTCATGGTCGACAGATTCGTCCATCGAATGTTATCTACTGGAAATATTGTAGGGTGTAGTTCCTTTAGTAGCTAGGAGCAAGCATCATTCAGTCGAACATATTACTTACCAttggtgtttttctttttgattttccTTTAGAAAAAGTCGGAAATTTGCACGTCGTCATGGCAACAAGAGGCGATAAAGATGCCACATTGTCAATGTGCATCCAAGGTATTTATAAATAGTAGATCGGGCCACCTTCCCGAACAATACATCAcgtattttcagttttcataGTTATCCTATTTCATTTAATCACCCCATGTTTTGTGTTATTGTCAATCATTTTGTGAATTAATTTCACTTGAAAGAAAACACCGAATACGCGGATAGTGGATATAGGTAATTAGGTATTCACAATATCAAAAGTTTGGGCAGTGCAATTGGGAAAGGTATGCTGATCTGTCGCAATGACTAAGATTGTACTATACGTGTACATGAATCACGCTCCTGTATCCCTTCTTGTCTATCTTTCACACAGAGATTAGTACTTTTTATCGATtacttaattttattcggaatttgatgcatttttttcttgattaatttgaattatcagtaataaaatttaatcttaCCCTATTTCGCTTCTGGACTGATCATGTGATTgataaaatcattaaaataGACAATCAACAAGGGCATTGATATTAGTTAATGACATTAGTTTATCGATTGACGGTTTGTCTGTGTTTGACACTTTCATTCCTTGCAACCGAGAATCTAATTAATTGTAGTCATATATTTAGCTTATTGGGAATTCATTCTGGCAATCTTGCGTTTATTTCACGACTTATTCCATCATTGAATAGTTACAACCACTTATTGGAATACTCCTGCATACATATAGAGCAGTTTTCTCCCACGTTGTTTAAACTGCAAATACGGATTTGTTCATCCTTACAGCTTGTGACAGGTGAATCTGCATTAACGTGCCTAACAAGTAGAGTGGGTTTACCCAGGAAGGGTTGcgaatgtgattttttttcatcaatttatatTCTGCATGATATATTTTAGACTTATTGTTTACTATATTACGTTCTTTATCAAAatctcaaatttattattaatgtcAACAACATGTTGAATTCACCATCTTGAAGGGAAAAGCAAAGTAGCAAGAATGTTGAAAAACGTTTGCTTTGTAATTAGTCTTAAATCTGAGGAAAATGAACGATCTCTTATAATTATGTTTGTTGTCGAaactaaatattatatttgttttcaCCTTTAAGGTGCGGCAGCATAAGTTCATCTTCCAGCTGGTCCAGTGAGGACGAAATTGGCATTGACTGGGATATGGACACCACGGACAGAATTTTGCATCCTATTGACTGGCCGATTCAGTGTTAATCAAATGAGGGTACGAATTGAAGGacttaaaatttcaatatttcgaatgccAGTTATGTTTTACCTACTGCTGCATCATACATCAAATTTGGGTTTGCATTTGCAtcaaaggaaaattttataaaatcaacTTCAGGAATACCCttgtgaagagaaaaaagaataacaatCAAGGTAGAGAGTaataagtttttgttttttacttatttgttGATATCATTTCATGCTTAGCTTGCGAGTTTATTACGGCGCTGTTAAATTATCCCTGTGAGGTATGTGCTATCAATCAACCCGTTTTGAACGGTCCTGCACTACTTGAACTGTCTTTTAAACAGTTTCGTATTAACTCTGCAGTGCATATTGAATAAGATTTTTTCCTGAACATCTGTGTACACGATATCTaccgtacatacgtatatacatacctatatttactaaaaatataaaaagccaagctaaaatatgtatacatatatatagatatgtatatatatatacatacaaaaaaaaaaaaacaaaaaaaaaaaactaaaaggtcgaaaaagttatcaagcataaaaaaaaaattaaaaattttttattaaaaaaaaaaatataaaatagcgTAATAAGCAGGTAAACTTATTAAGGTGGCTTGACATAGCATAAGTTTGAAGAGCCAATTGGTtgattgaaattgtttttgttctaGTTCCAGAATTGCCACAAATGAAgatagaataaaaaacgaaatgttGCTTGTTAAGGAAATGTGAAGAAAGTCTAGGGTATAGATTTTCATTCTGGAATTATGACATCAATTCATTGATACCAATTCATTGACACTTGTAAGTGGTTCCGTTGTTGGTAGAAGGGTGTCATCGGTTTTTCGGTCTACCCTGAATTGAGGCTGTCTGTAATGGGCTACTAGCGTGACGGTAGTGTGGagagaaatgtgaaatttaGCCAGATGCGCCATTCTAAATCTTATTACAAAGCTCTGTGGTTACTCTCGAGATTCCGAATACATATAAAGTTTTGACGATTTaaagaaaagtgtaaaaattatatttatttattatgtgTTGTGACAAGCaagacaaaaattattcattatagTATATGCATTTCTACGATGTTTGGTTGGTAAtgtttattgaatataaaaaaatttagagtcGTGAAATATTATGAGAAAATACCCGAGTAGATAAGTGGATGGATGAGCGTCAGAACACAGCCAGTTTGTGCTAGTCAAAAGTCACTATGTTCAATCTCTGTTTTTAATTCAGTGTTTTAACTCTCAGTTTTTATTAtcctaattaattaatgaagaTATAAAATGTCTCATTAAGTAAAAGGTCCTAAT
The genomic region above belongs to Diprion similis isolate iyDipSimi1 chromosome 8, iyDipSimi1.1, whole genome shotgun sequence and contains:
- the LOC124409883 gene encoding cyclin G isoform X1, which translates into the protein MDTSGSPVPDAIHPLVEQLQEALVLETKYQPNLQLPITTQNDEITIGARDGSAHVLRCLKVWYDLPSDVFFIAINLMDRFLTKMKARPKHMACISVSSFHIAAVQMAQSLDADHLVSISQCKCTGGDLKRMSEVIRNKLGWDSGAQVITALTFLRLFNVMFHAAAGQLGLADLYANIVKESELLLRLEMVACDGNCASLRPSEVALVLLCTYLDSAVNRLDSNADTTMSLAGIAGPSTSSLTVAANPAHQMLRLVDFAAELQKICKIPDESFYRTHELVGAILSKYNAQEQTPHRQRLVWRLSSRTARLLRPTDKFTSVLPAIAEHAPIPSPSRIRCGSISSSSSWSSEDEIGIDWDMDTTDRILHPIDWPIQC
- the LOC124409883 gene encoding cyclin G isoform X2, producing the protein MDTSGSPVPDAIHPLVEQLQEALVLETKYQPNLQLPITTQNDEITIGARDGSAHVLRCLKVWYDLPSDVFFIAINLMDRFLTKMKARPKHMACISVSSFHIAAVQMAQSLDADHLVSISQCKCTGGDLKRMSEVIRNKLGWDSGAQVITALTFLRLFNVMFHAAAGQLGLADLYANIVKESELLLRLEMVACDGNCASLRPSEVALVLLCTYLDSAVNRLDSNADTTMSLAGIAGPSTSSLTVAANPAHQMLRLVDFAAELQKICKIPDESFYRTHELVGAILSKYNAQEQTPHRQRLVWRLSSRTARLLRPTDKFTSVLPAIAEHAPIPSPSRIRKSRKFARRHGNKRR